A stretch of Panthera uncia isolate 11264 chromosome A1 unlocalized genomic scaffold, Puncia_PCG_1.0 HiC_scaffold_16, whole genome shotgun sequence DNA encodes these proteins:
- the RBM26 gene encoding RNA-binding protein 26 isoform X9 codes for MVSKMIIENFEALKSWLSKTLEPICDADPSALAKYVLALVKKDKSEKELKALCIDQLDVFLQKETQIFVEKLFDAVNTKSYLPPPEQPSSGSLKVEFFQHQEKDIKKEEITKEEEREKKFSRRLNHSPPQSSSRYRENRSRDERKKDDRSRKRDYDRNPPRRDSYRDRYNRRRGRSRSYSRSRSRSWSKERLRDRDRDRSRTRSRSRTRSRERDLVKPKYDLDRTDPLENNYTPVSSVPNISSGHYPVPTLSSTITVIAPTHHGNNTTESWSEFHEDQVDHNSYVRPPMPKKRCRDYDEKGFCMRGDMCPFDHGSDPVVVEDVNLPGMLPFPAQPPVVEGPPPPGLPPPPPILTPPPVNLRPPVPPPGPLPPSLPPVTDDISYSLVLTGPPPPLPPLQPSGMDAPPNSATSSVPTVVTTGIHHQPPPAPPSLFTAVFVLPDTYDTDGYNPEAPSITNTSRPMYRHRVHAQRPNLIGLTSGDMDLPPREKPPNKSSMRIVVDSESRKRTIGSGEPGAPTKKTWFDKPNFNRTNSPGFQKKVQFGNENTKLELRKVPPELNNISKLNEHFSRFGTLVNLQVAYNGDPEGALIQFATYEEAKKAISSTEAVLNNRFIKVYWHREGSTQQLQTASPKVMQPLVQQPILPVVKQSVKERLGPVPSSTVEPAEAQSASSDLPQVLSTSTGLTKTVYNPAALKAAQKTLLVSTSAVDNNEAQKKKQEALKLQQDVRKRKQEILEKHIETQKMLISKLEKNKAMKSEDKAEIMKTLEVLTKNITKLKDEVKAASPGRCLPKSIKTKTQMQKELLDTELDLYKKMQAGEEVTELRRKYTELQLEAAKRGILSSGRGRGIHSRGRGAAHGRGRGRGRGRGVPGHAVVDHRPRALEISAFTESDREDLLPHFAQYGEIEDCQIDDSSLHAVITFKTRAEAEAAAVHGARFKGQDLKLAWNKPITNISAVETEEVEPDEEEFQEESLVDDSLLQDDDEEEEDNESRSWRR; via the exons ctgtgaTGCAGATCCATCAGCCCTAGCAAAATATGTTCTCGCTTTggtaaagaaagataaaagtgaaaaagagttAAAGGCATTATGTATTGATCAACTGGATGTATTtcttcaaaaag AGACACAGATATTTGTGGAAAAACTTTTTGATGCTGTGAATACAAAGAGTTATCTACCTCCTCCAGAGCAGCCATCATCAGGAAGCTTAAAGGTAGAATTTTTTCAGCaccaagaaaaagatataaaaaaagaagag ATCACAAAGGAGGAAGAGCGAGAGAAGAAGTTTTCCAGAAGGCTAAATCATAGTCCTCCCCAGTCAAGTTCCCGATACAGAGAAAATAG aagTCGTGATGAGAGGAAAAAAGATGATCGTTCTCGCAAAAGAGATTATGATCGAAACCCTCCTCGAAGAGATTCATACAGAGATCGGTACAATAGAAGACGAGGCCGAAGTCGCAGTTACAGCAGGAGTCGGAGTCGAAGTTGGAGTAAAGAGAGACTTCGTGACAGGGATAGGGATAGAAGTAGGActagaagcagaagcagaacaCGAAGCCGGG AAAGGGATCTAGTAAAACCTAAATACGACCTGGATAGAACAGATCCACTAGAAAACAATTATACTCCAGTCTCTTCGGTACCCAATATATCATCTGGTCACTACCCTGTACCTACTTTGAGCAGCACTATTACAGTAATTGCTCCTACTCATCATGGTAATAACACTACCGAAAGTTGGTCTGAATTTCATGAAGACCAAGTGGACCATAACTCATATGTAAGACCACCCATGCCAAAGAAACGGTGTAGAGACTATGATG AAAAAGGTTTCTGTATGAGAGGAGACATGTGCCCTTTTGACCACGGAAGTGACCCCGTAGTTGTAGAAGATGTGAATCTTCCTGGCATGCTGCCTTTCCCAGCACAGCCTCCAGTTGTTGAAGGACCGCCTCCTCCTGgacttcccccacctccaccaatTCTTACACCCCCACCTGTGAATCTGAGACCCCCAGTGCCACCACCAGGCCCATTACCACCCAGCCTTCCACCTGTCACAG atgatatttcttattctttggtTTTGACAGGACCACCACCTCCACTTCCTCCTTTGCAGCCATCTGGCATGGATGCTCCCCCAAACTCTGCAACCAGTTCTGTTCCTACCGTAGTAACGACTGGCATCCATCACCAGCCTCCTCCTGCTCCACCCTCTCTTTTTACTGCAG tttttGTATTACCAGATACATATGACACAGACGGCTACAATCCTGAAGCCCCCAGCATAACAAACACTTCCAGACCTATGTATAGACACAGAGTGCACGCACAGAGGCCTAACTTGATAGGACTGACATCAGGGGATATGGATTTGCCACCCAGAG aaAAGCCTCCTAATAAAAGCAGTATGAGGATAGTAGTGGATTCTGAATCAAGGAAAAGAACCATTGGTTCCGGGGAGCCTGGAGCTCCTACAAAGAAGACCTGGTTTGATAA GCCAAATTTTAATAGAACAAACAGCCCAGGCTTCCAGAAAAAGGTTCAGTttggaaatgaaaataccaaaCTTGAACTTAGAAAAGTTCCTCCAGAATTAAATAATATCAGCAAACTTAATGAACATTTTAGTCGATTTGGAACCTTGGTTAACTTACAG GTTGCTTATAATGGGGATCCTGAAGGTGCCCTTATCCAATTTGCAACATATGAAGAAGCAAAGAAAGCAATATCCAGTACAGAAGCAGTACTAAACAATCGCTTTATTAAGGTTTATTGGCACAGAGAAGGAAGTACCCAGCAGTTACAAACTGCTTCTCCAAAG GTAATGCAGCCCTTAGTCCAGCAGCCCATTTTGCCTGTTGTGAAGCAGTCAGTCAAAGAGCGGTTGGGTCCAGTACCTTCAAGTACTGTTGAACCGGCAGAAGCCCAAAGTGCCAGTTCAGACCTTCCTCAG GTGTTGTCTACATCTACTGGCCTAACTAAAACAGTATATAATCCAGCTGCTTTGAAGGCTGCACAGAAAACCTTACTTGTTTCCACCTCTGCAGTTGATAATaatgaagcacagaaaaaaaaacag GAGGCACTGAAACTTCAGCAGGAtgtaaggaaaaggaaacaagaaattttagaaaagcaCATTGAAACACAGAAG ATGTTAATTTCAAaactagagaaaaacaaagcaatgaaGTCTGaagataaagcagaaataatgaaaactttaGAAGTTTTGACAAAAAATATTACCAAGTTGAAAGATGAGGTCAAAGCTGCTTCTCCTGGACGTTGTCTTCCAAAGAGTATAAAAACCAAGACTCag ATGCAGAAAGAATTGCTTGATACAGAACTGGATTTATATAAGAAGATGCAAGCTGGAGAAGAAGTCACTGAACTTAGGAGAAAGTATACGGAATTACAGCTGGAA GCTGCAAAACGAGGGATTCTTTCATCTGGTCGGGGTAGAGGAATTCACTCAAGAGGTCGAGGTGCAGCTCACGGCCGAGGCAGGGGTCGAGGTCGAGGTCGAGGTGTGCCTGGTCATGCTGTGGTGGATCATCGTCCCAGGGCATTGGAAATTTCTGCATTTACAGAGAGTGATAGAGAAGATCTTCTTCCTCATTTTGCG caaTATGGTGAAATTGAAGATTGTCAGATTGATGACTCTTCACTTCATGCAGTAATTACATTCAAGACAAGAGCAGAAGCTGAAGCA
- the RBM26 gene encoding RNA-binding protein 26 isoform X6 — MVSKMIIENFEALKSWLSKTLEPICDADPSALAKYVLALVKKDKSEKELKALCIDQLDVFLQKETQIFVEKLFDAVNTKSYLPPPEQPSSGSLKVEFFQHQEKDIKKEEITKEEEREKKFSRRLNHSPPQSSSRYRENRSRDERKKDDRSRKRDYDRNPPRRDSYRDRYNRRRGRSRSYSRSRSRSWSKERLRDRDRDRSRTRSRSRTRSRERDLVKPKYDLDRTDPLENNYTPVSSVPNISSGHYPVPTLSSTITVIAPTHHGNNTTESWSEFHEDQVDHNSYVRPPMPKKRCRDYDEKGFCMRGDMCPFDHGSDPVVVEDVNLPGMLPFPAQPPVVEGPPPPGLPPPPPILTPPPVNLRPPVPPPGPLPPSLPPVTGPPPPLPPLQPSGMDAPPNSATSSVPTVVTTGIHHQPPPAPPSLFTADTYDTDGYNPEAPSITNTSRPMYRHRVHAQRPNLIGLTSGDMDLPPREKPPNKSSMRIVVDSESRKRTIGSGEPGAPTKKTWFDKPNFNRTNSPGFQKKVQFGNENTKLELRKVPPELNNISKLNEHFSRFGTLVNLQVAYNGDPEGALIQFATYEEAKKAISSTEAVLNNRFIKVYWHREGSTQQLQTASPKVMQPLVQQPILPVVKQSVKERLGPVPSSTVEPAEAQSASSDLPQNVTKLSVKDRLGFVSKPSVSATEKVLSTSTGLTKTVYNPAALKAAQKTLLVSTSAVDNNEAQKKKQEALKLQQDVRKRKQEILEKHIETQKMLISKLEKNKAMKSEDKAEIMKTLEVLTKNITKLKDEVKAASPGRCLPKSIKTKTQMQKELLDTELDLYKKMQAGEEVTELRRKYTELQLEAAKRGILSSGRGRGIHSRGRGAAHGRGRGRGRGRGVPGHAVVDHRPRALEISAFTESDREDLLPHFAQYGEIEDCQIDDSSLHAVITFKTRAEAEAAAVHGARFKGQDLKLAWNKPITNISAVETEEVEPDEEEFQEESLVDDSLLQDDDEEEEDNESRSWRR; from the exons ctgtgaTGCAGATCCATCAGCCCTAGCAAAATATGTTCTCGCTTTggtaaagaaagataaaagtgaaaaagagttAAAGGCATTATGTATTGATCAACTGGATGTATTtcttcaaaaag AGACACAGATATTTGTGGAAAAACTTTTTGATGCTGTGAATACAAAGAGTTATCTACCTCCTCCAGAGCAGCCATCATCAGGAAGCTTAAAGGTAGAATTTTTTCAGCaccaagaaaaagatataaaaaaagaagag ATCACAAAGGAGGAAGAGCGAGAGAAGAAGTTTTCCAGAAGGCTAAATCATAGTCCTCCCCAGTCAAGTTCCCGATACAGAGAAAATAG aagTCGTGATGAGAGGAAAAAAGATGATCGTTCTCGCAAAAGAGATTATGATCGAAACCCTCCTCGAAGAGATTCATACAGAGATCGGTACAATAGAAGACGAGGCCGAAGTCGCAGTTACAGCAGGAGTCGGAGTCGAAGTTGGAGTAAAGAGAGACTTCGTGACAGGGATAGGGATAGAAGTAGGActagaagcagaagcagaacaCGAAGCCGGG AAAGGGATCTAGTAAAACCTAAATACGACCTGGATAGAACAGATCCACTAGAAAACAATTATACTCCAGTCTCTTCGGTACCCAATATATCATCTGGTCACTACCCTGTACCTACTTTGAGCAGCACTATTACAGTAATTGCTCCTACTCATCATGGTAATAACACTACCGAAAGTTGGTCTGAATTTCATGAAGACCAAGTGGACCATAACTCATATGTAAGACCACCCATGCCAAAGAAACGGTGTAGAGACTATGATG AAAAAGGTTTCTGTATGAGAGGAGACATGTGCCCTTTTGACCACGGAAGTGACCCCGTAGTTGTAGAAGATGTGAATCTTCCTGGCATGCTGCCTTTCCCAGCACAGCCTCCAGTTGTTGAAGGACCGCCTCCTCCTGgacttcccccacctccaccaatTCTTACACCCCCACCTGTGAATCTGAGACCCCCAGTGCCACCACCAGGCCCATTACCACCCAGCCTTCCACCTGTCACAG GACCACCACCTCCACTTCCTCCTTTGCAGCCATCTGGCATGGATGCTCCCCCAAACTCTGCAACCAGTTCTGTTCCTACCGTAGTAACGACTGGCATCCATCACCAGCCTCCTCCTGCTCCACCCTCTCTTTTTACTGCAG ATACATATGACACAGACGGCTACAATCCTGAAGCCCCCAGCATAACAAACACTTCCAGACCTATGTATAGACACAGAGTGCACGCACAGAGGCCTAACTTGATAGGACTGACATCAGGGGATATGGATTTGCCACCCAGAG aaAAGCCTCCTAATAAAAGCAGTATGAGGATAGTAGTGGATTCTGAATCAAGGAAAAGAACCATTGGTTCCGGGGAGCCTGGAGCTCCTACAAAGAAGACCTGGTTTGATAA GCCAAATTTTAATAGAACAAACAGCCCAGGCTTCCAGAAAAAGGTTCAGTttggaaatgaaaataccaaaCTTGAACTTAGAAAAGTTCCTCCAGAATTAAATAATATCAGCAAACTTAATGAACATTTTAGTCGATTTGGAACCTTGGTTAACTTACAG GTTGCTTATAATGGGGATCCTGAAGGTGCCCTTATCCAATTTGCAACATATGAAGAAGCAAAGAAAGCAATATCCAGTACAGAAGCAGTACTAAACAATCGCTTTATTAAGGTTTATTGGCACAGAGAAGGAAGTACCCAGCAGTTACAAACTGCTTCTCCAAAG GTAATGCAGCCCTTAGTCCAGCAGCCCATTTTGCCTGTTGTGAAGCAGTCAGTCAAAGAGCGGTTGGGTCCAGTACCTTCAAGTACTGTTGAACCGGCAGAAGCCCAAAGTGCCAGTTCAGACCTTCCTCAG aatgtAACTAAATTATCTGTGAAGGACAGGTTGGGTTTTGTATCAAAGCCATCTGTTTCAGCAACTGAAAAG GTGTTGTCTACATCTACTGGCCTAACTAAAACAGTATATAATCCAGCTGCTTTGAAGGCTGCACAGAAAACCTTACTTGTTTCCACCTCTGCAGTTGATAATaatgaagcacagaaaaaaaaacag GAGGCACTGAAACTTCAGCAGGAtgtaaggaaaaggaaacaagaaattttagaaaagcaCATTGAAACACAGAAG ATGTTAATTTCAAaactagagaaaaacaaagcaatgaaGTCTGaagataaagcagaaataatgaaaactttaGAAGTTTTGACAAAAAATATTACCAAGTTGAAAGATGAGGTCAAAGCTGCTTCTCCTGGACGTTGTCTTCCAAAGAGTATAAAAACCAAGACTCag ATGCAGAAAGAATTGCTTGATACAGAACTGGATTTATATAAGAAGATGCAAGCTGGAGAAGAAGTCACTGAACTTAGGAGAAAGTATACGGAATTACAGCTGGAA GCTGCAAAACGAGGGATTCTTTCATCTGGTCGGGGTAGAGGAATTCACTCAAGAGGTCGAGGTGCAGCTCACGGCCGAGGCAGGGGTCGAGGTCGAGGTCGAGGTGTGCCTGGTCATGCTGTGGTGGATCATCGTCCCAGGGCATTGGAAATTTCTGCATTTACAGAGAGTGATAGAGAAGATCTTCTTCCTCATTTTGCG caaTATGGTGAAATTGAAGATTGTCAGATTGATGACTCTTCACTTCATGCAGTAATTACATTCAAGACAAGAGCAGAAGCTGAAGCA
- the RBM26 gene encoding RNA-binding protein 26 isoform X5, whose amino-acid sequence MVSKMIIENFEALKSWLSKTLEPICDADPSALAKYVLALVKKDKSEKELKALCIDQLDVFLQKETQIFVEKLFDAVNTKSYLPPPEQPSSGSLKVEFFQHQEKDIKKEEITKEEEREKKFSRRLNHSPPQSSSRYRENRSRDERKKDDRSRKRDYDRNPPRRDSYRDRYNRRRGRSRSYSRSRSRSWSKERLRDRDRDRSRTRSRSRTRSRERDLVKPKYDLDRTDPLENNYTPVSSVPNISSGHYPVPTLSSTITVIAPTHHGNNTTESWSEFHEDQVDHNSYVRPPMPKKRCRDYDEKGFCMRGDMCPFDHGSDPVVVEDVNLPGMLPFPAQPPVVEGPPPPGLPPPPPILTPPPVNLRPPVPPPGPLPPSLPPVTGPPPPLPPLQPSGMDAPPNSATSSVPTVVTTGIHHQPPPAPPSLFTAVFVLPDTYDTDGYNPEAPSITNTSRPMYRHRVHAQRPNLIGLTSGDMDLPPREKPPNKSSMRIVVDSESRKRTIGSGEPGAPTKKTWFDKPNFNRTNSPGFQKKVQFGNENTKLELRKVPPELNNISKLNEHFSRFGTLVNLQVAYNGDPEGALIQFATYEEAKKAISSTEAVLNNRFIKVYWHREGSTQQLQTASPKPLVQQPILPVVKQSVKERLGPVPSSTVEPAEAQSASSDLPQNVTKLSVKDRLGFVSKPSVSATEKVLSTSTGLTKTVYNPAALKAAQKTLLVSTSAVDNNEAQKKKQEALKLQQDVRKRKQEILEKHIETQKMLISKLEKNKAMKSEDKAEIMKTLEVLTKNITKLKDEVKAASPGRCLPKSIKTKTQMQKELLDTELDLYKKMQAGEEVTELRRKYTELQLEAAKRGILSSGRGRGIHSRGRGAAHGRGRGRGRGRGVPGHAVVDHRPRALEISAFTESDREDLLPHFAQYGEIEDCQIDDSSLHAVITFKTRAEAEAAAVHGARFKGQDLKLAWNKPITNISAVETEEVEPDEEEFQEESLVDDSLLQDDDEEEEDNESRSWRR is encoded by the exons ctgtgaTGCAGATCCATCAGCCCTAGCAAAATATGTTCTCGCTTTggtaaagaaagataaaagtgaaaaagagttAAAGGCATTATGTATTGATCAACTGGATGTATTtcttcaaaaag AGACACAGATATTTGTGGAAAAACTTTTTGATGCTGTGAATACAAAGAGTTATCTACCTCCTCCAGAGCAGCCATCATCAGGAAGCTTAAAGGTAGAATTTTTTCAGCaccaagaaaaagatataaaaaaagaagag ATCACAAAGGAGGAAGAGCGAGAGAAGAAGTTTTCCAGAAGGCTAAATCATAGTCCTCCCCAGTCAAGTTCCCGATACAGAGAAAATAG aagTCGTGATGAGAGGAAAAAAGATGATCGTTCTCGCAAAAGAGATTATGATCGAAACCCTCCTCGAAGAGATTCATACAGAGATCGGTACAATAGAAGACGAGGCCGAAGTCGCAGTTACAGCAGGAGTCGGAGTCGAAGTTGGAGTAAAGAGAGACTTCGTGACAGGGATAGGGATAGAAGTAGGActagaagcagaagcagaacaCGAAGCCGGG AAAGGGATCTAGTAAAACCTAAATACGACCTGGATAGAACAGATCCACTAGAAAACAATTATACTCCAGTCTCTTCGGTACCCAATATATCATCTGGTCACTACCCTGTACCTACTTTGAGCAGCACTATTACAGTAATTGCTCCTACTCATCATGGTAATAACACTACCGAAAGTTGGTCTGAATTTCATGAAGACCAAGTGGACCATAACTCATATGTAAGACCACCCATGCCAAAGAAACGGTGTAGAGACTATGATG AAAAAGGTTTCTGTATGAGAGGAGACATGTGCCCTTTTGACCACGGAAGTGACCCCGTAGTTGTAGAAGATGTGAATCTTCCTGGCATGCTGCCTTTCCCAGCACAGCCTCCAGTTGTTGAAGGACCGCCTCCTCCTGgacttcccccacctccaccaatTCTTACACCCCCACCTGTGAATCTGAGACCCCCAGTGCCACCACCAGGCCCATTACCACCCAGCCTTCCACCTGTCACAG GACCACCACCTCCACTTCCTCCTTTGCAGCCATCTGGCATGGATGCTCCCCCAAACTCTGCAACCAGTTCTGTTCCTACCGTAGTAACGACTGGCATCCATCACCAGCCTCCTCCTGCTCCACCCTCTCTTTTTACTGCAG tttttGTATTACCAGATACATATGACACAGACGGCTACAATCCTGAAGCCCCCAGCATAACAAACACTTCCAGACCTATGTATAGACACAGAGTGCACGCACAGAGGCCTAACTTGATAGGACTGACATCAGGGGATATGGATTTGCCACCCAGAG aaAAGCCTCCTAATAAAAGCAGTATGAGGATAGTAGTGGATTCTGAATCAAGGAAAAGAACCATTGGTTCCGGGGAGCCTGGAGCTCCTACAAAGAAGACCTGGTTTGATAA GCCAAATTTTAATAGAACAAACAGCCCAGGCTTCCAGAAAAAGGTTCAGTttggaaatgaaaataccaaaCTTGAACTTAGAAAAGTTCCTCCAGAATTAAATAATATCAGCAAACTTAATGAACATTTTAGTCGATTTGGAACCTTGGTTAACTTACAG GTTGCTTATAATGGGGATCCTGAAGGTGCCCTTATCCAATTTGCAACATATGAAGAAGCAAAGAAAGCAATATCCAGTACAGAAGCAGTACTAAACAATCGCTTTATTAAGGTTTATTGGCACAGAGAAGGAAGTACCCAGCAGTTACAAACTGCTTCTCCAAAG CCCTTAGTCCAGCAGCCCATTTTGCCTGTTGTGAAGCAGTCAGTCAAAGAGCGGTTGGGTCCAGTACCTTCAAGTACTGTTGAACCGGCAGAAGCCCAAAGTGCCAGTTCAGACCTTCCTCAG aatgtAACTAAATTATCTGTGAAGGACAGGTTGGGTTTTGTATCAAAGCCATCTGTTTCAGCAACTGAAAAG GTGTTGTCTACATCTACTGGCCTAACTAAAACAGTATATAATCCAGCTGCTTTGAAGGCTGCACAGAAAACCTTACTTGTTTCCACCTCTGCAGTTGATAATaatgaagcacagaaaaaaaaacag GAGGCACTGAAACTTCAGCAGGAtgtaaggaaaaggaaacaagaaattttagaaaagcaCATTGAAACACAGAAG ATGTTAATTTCAAaactagagaaaaacaaagcaatgaaGTCTGaagataaagcagaaataatgaaaactttaGAAGTTTTGACAAAAAATATTACCAAGTTGAAAGATGAGGTCAAAGCTGCTTCTCCTGGACGTTGTCTTCCAAAGAGTATAAAAACCAAGACTCag ATGCAGAAAGAATTGCTTGATACAGAACTGGATTTATATAAGAAGATGCAAGCTGGAGAAGAAGTCACTGAACTTAGGAGAAAGTATACGGAATTACAGCTGGAA GCTGCAAAACGAGGGATTCTTTCATCTGGTCGGGGTAGAGGAATTCACTCAAGAGGTCGAGGTGCAGCTCACGGCCGAGGCAGGGGTCGAGGTCGAGGTCGAGGTGTGCCTGGTCATGCTGTGGTGGATCATCGTCCCAGGGCATTGGAAATTTCTGCATTTACAGAGAGTGATAGAGAAGATCTTCTTCCTCATTTTGCG caaTATGGTGAAATTGAAGATTGTCAGATTGATGACTCTTCACTTCATGCAGTAATTACATTCAAGACAAGAGCAGAAGCTGAAGCA